The following are encoded in a window of Thermoanaerobacter ethanolicus JW 200 genomic DNA:
- a CDS encoding response regulator encodes MIRLLVADDHALIRKGLVQLIEMENDIKVISQASNGEEAYKLAKKFMPDLILMDVNMPVMNGIKAAKMLKEEKHPSKVLFLTIYNDREYLLEALKLGVEGYILKDAEYDDLIKAIRTIYNGGVYIHPSLMEEIDNIDHENLKKDLTPREIEILKLISKGYSNKEIAQKLFLSEKTVKNHVYNIFKKLDVKDRTQAAIYMLKNETILQI; translated from the coding sequence ATGATCAGATTATTAGTGGCTGATGACCATGCCTTGATAAGAAAAGGATTAGTCCAGCTTATTGAAATGGAAAATGATATAAAAGTTATCTCTCAGGCTTCGAATGGGGAAGAGGCTTATAAACTTGCAAAGAAATTTATGCCTGATTTAATACTTATGGATGTGAATATGCCCGTGATGAATGGTATAAAGGCAGCAAAGATGTTAAAAGAAGAAAAACATCCAAGTAAAGTGTTGTTTTTAACTATTTACAATGACAGAGAGTATCTTTTAGAAGCGCTTAAATTAGGAGTAGAAGGGTACATATTAAAGGATGCGGAATATGACGATTTAATAAAAGCGATAAGGACTATTTACAATGGAGGAGTTTATATTCATCCTTCTTTAATGGAAGAAATAGACAACATAGACCATGAAAACTTGAAAAAAGACCTCACACCAAGAGAGATAGAGATTCTTAAACTTATTTCTAAAGGGTATAGCAATAAAGAAATTGCACAAAAACTATTTTTAAGCGAGAAAACTGTCAAGAACCACGTTTACAATATTTTCAAAAAATTAGATGTGAAGGACAGAACTCAAGCTGCTATTTATATGCTTAAAAATGAGACAATTTTACAAATATAA
- a CDS encoding sensor histidine kinase produces the protein MSLNMEVAYKKRLDNIVEKTIEVIENSKEQIFDILEKAKEEARKLEGQLEELKVQVVNVIKEVELCERREKKCRLKLAFVSKQFGHLSEQAIKEAYEEAKEAQIELALKRREEKELIEKRNELERKLLDTKAIIEKAEKLASQINIALNYLNSDLKEMNMRFEQLKDKQALSVKIIEAQEEERKRIAREIHDGPAQAMANVLLKSELCERLITKDVEQAKVELKNLKDIVQQSLKEVRKIIYDLRPSALDDLGLIPALSRYIKNFSEETGIAVDFTVLSDYKRLSPEIEITCFRVIQEALTNIKKHSRAKNASVKFEFGMRFISIIIKDDGIGFDKENIGQGYGLMGMKERVEILNGKFEISSFKNKGTQIYISIPVRGVEDDQIISG, from the coding sequence ATGAGTCTTAACATGGAAGTTGCTTATAAAAAGCGATTAGATAATATCGTAGAAAAAACTATTGAAGTGATTGAAAACAGCAAGGAGCAAATTTTTGATATTTTAGAAAAAGCAAAAGAAGAAGCGAGAAAGTTAGAAGGGCAATTAGAAGAGCTAAAAGTCCAAGTTGTAAATGTGATAAAAGAAGTAGAACTGTGTGAGAGAAGAGAAAAAAAGTGCAGGTTAAAGCTGGCATTCGTAAGCAAACAATTTGGCCACCTCTCTGAGCAAGCTATAAAAGAAGCCTATGAAGAGGCAAAAGAAGCACAAATAGAGTTGGCATTAAAAAGACGGGAGGAAAAAGAATTAATTGAAAAAAGGAATGAATTAGAAAGGAAACTTTTAGATACCAAAGCCATTATAGAAAAAGCTGAAAAACTTGCATCACAAATTAATATAGCTCTTAATTATTTAAACAGTGATTTGAAAGAAATGAATATGCGGTTTGAACAGTTAAAGGACAAGCAAGCTTTGAGCGTAAAAATTATTGAGGCTCAAGAAGAAGAAAGAAAAAGAATTGCAAGGGAAATTCACGATGGTCCCGCACAAGCTATGGCAAATGTGCTTTTAAAGTCTGAGCTTTGTGAAAGGTTGATAACTAAAGATGTTGAACAGGCGAAAGTGGAGCTCAAAAATTTAAAGGATATAGTGCAGCAGTCGTTGAAAGAAGTGAGGAAAATAATATACGATTTAAGACCTTCAGCTCTTGACGATTTAGGACTTATTCCTGCTCTTTCAAGGTATATAAAAAATTTTTCAGAAGAAACGGGCATTGCTGTTGATTTTACTGTTTTATCAGATTATAAAAGACTCAGTCCTGAGATTGAGATAACCTGTTTTAGGGTTATTCAAGAAGCTCTTACAAATATAAAAAAGCATTCTAGGGCGAAAAATGCCTCTGTTAAATTTGAATTTGGCATGCGATTTATCAGCATAATTATCAAAGACGATGGCATTGGATTTGATAAAGAAAATATTGGGCAAGGATATGGTCTAATGGGCATGAAGGAAAGAGTAGAAATTTTAAATGGCAAATTTGAAATAAGCAGTTTTAAAAATAAAGGGACTCAAATTTATATTTCTATACCTGTAAGGGGTGTTGAGGATGATCAGATTATTAGTGGCTGA
- the yunB gene encoding sporulation protein YunB: MKRKKWGLRRVNSFYIYLIYIVVLFAILYYFTEYRLKPAIIAVSETLAKETAVNTINDAINEKVLKGIEYKDLIYVRTDNNGKVSMLQANTIEMNLLAAKITKEVKENLNNIGPLHAKIPLGSVFSSDLFANVGPKIKIGLLPVGAVDVDFSSEFEPAGINQTRHRIYLDIQTTIRIIAPLASDKVAVTLHMPIAESIIVGDVPASYVDVNGDKFTIPVPQSPNSKVEIQK; the protein is encoded by the coding sequence TTGAAAAGGAAAAAATGGGGACTGAGGCGCGTTAATTCGTTTTACATATATTTGATTTACATAGTTGTTTTATTTGCGATTTTATACTATTTTACAGAATATCGATTAAAACCGGCTATTATAGCAGTAAGTGAAACTTTAGCAAAAGAAACAGCTGTAAATACTATAAATGATGCTATAAATGAAAAAGTGTTAAAAGGAATAGAGTATAAAGATTTAATCTATGTGAGAACTGATAACAATGGCAAGGTATCTATGCTTCAAGCAAATACTATTGAGATGAATCTTTTAGCTGCCAAGATAACAAAAGAAGTCAAGGAAAATTTAAACAATATAGGACCTTTGCATGCCAAAATTCCCTTAGGTTCTGTGTTTTCCAGTGATTTATTTGCAAATGTAGGACCTAAAATAAAAATTGGGCTTTTGCCTGTGGGAGCAGTGGATGTGGATTTTAGTTCAGAGTTTGAACCTGCAGGGATAAATCAGACAAGGCATAGAATATATTTAGACATACAAACTACAATACGCATAATTGCACCATTAGCATCAGATAAAGTAGCAGTTACACTTCACATGCCAATAGCAGAAAGTATAATAGTAGGAGATGTGCCTGCCAGCTATGTGGATGTAAATGGCGACAAATTTACGATTCCTGTACCTCAATCACCAAATTCAAAAGTAGAAATACAAAAATAG
- a CDS encoding DUF523 domain-containing protein produces the protein MYLVSACLAGVNCKYDGGNNEKEEIKRLVEEGKAILVCPEQLGGLPTPRLPSEIKGDKVFNIEGEEVTENFYRGAYETLKIAKMYKINEAIFKAKSPSCGCGEIYDGTFSGNLIDGNGITTRILKENGISVMTEHDFYKKIKNE, from the coding sequence ATGTATTTGGTAAGTGCTTGTCTTGCCGGAGTTAACTGTAAATACGATGGGGGAAACAATGAAAAAGAAGAAATAAAAAGATTAGTAGAAGAAGGGAAGGCTATTTTAGTTTGTCCTGAGCAATTAGGTGGACTTCCAACTCCGCGTCTACCCTCTGAGATAAAAGGTGATAAGGTTTTTAACATTGAAGGAGAAGAGGTTACAGAAAATTTCTATAGAGGAGCCTATGAGACTTTAAAAATTGCTAAAATGTACAAGATAAATGAGGCAATTTTTAAGGCTAAAAGCCCTTCTTGCGGCTGTGGAGAAATTTACGATGGCACTTTTTCGGGAAATTTGATAGATGGAAATGGAATTACCACAAGGATTTTAAAGGAAAATGGGATATCTGTTATGACAGAACATGATTTTTATAAAAAAATAAAAAATGAGTAA
- a CDS encoding endonuclease MutS2: MVRGINSRAIKSLEFDKIVEFIVGYCDSDLGKQKASDIVIKKDIEEIERELDLLNEAISFISSYGGISFAFEDIRDYIKKAQIDSVLYNQELLKIKKFLNLVSQIKGYFKNLQESDRFVRLKEYDKKVLPIKNLEKRIENIIISEDEIADDASPMLKALRRQKLSINEKIRATLNSIISTRQKELQEPIITVRQGRYVVPVKQEYRSTFKGIVHDQSSSGATLFIEPMQVVDLNNELRQVELKEKQEIQRILFELSQEVKKYSQILFDDIEIVSDLDFIFAKAKYSLKLKAVRPELNTMGYINLKKARHPLINQEVIVPIDIYIGDQFNTLVITGPNTGGKTVTLKTVGLLTLMAMAGLNIPAEERSQVSIFEEVFVDIGDEQSIEQSLSTFSSHMTNIVSILQKVNKNCLVLLDELGAGTDPIEGAALAMSILDTLHKIGAKTIATTHYSELKQYALKAPGVENASVEFDVETLKPTYKLIIGLPGKSNAFEISKRLGLPQQIIENARKYISGEALKFEDIIADVESKRRELEKANQEIAFLKKDVEILKEELEKEKKKLQSERDKILKEAKEKARKIIQEAKFTAEEIIKKIKEAEESTQNKDRIIQEVREELKKNLEELEEEVLKPKEAHYSRIPDNLKEGQTVYIVPLDQNGIVLSLPDKSGNVEIQAGILKMTVHISNLRVAEEKEDEEVKKGYSKFVHEKSQSISTSIDVRGKNLDDALLEVEKYIDDAYLAGLKEVTIIHGRGTGVLRTGISQFLRSNKHVKSFRLGKYGEGGDGVTIVELADK; this comes from the coding sequence ATGGTGAGAGGAATTAATAGTAGAGCAATAAAAAGTCTTGAATTTGACAAGATAGTGGAGTTTATTGTTGGCTATTGTGATTCGGATTTAGGCAAACAAAAAGCTTCAGATATTGTCATAAAAAAAGACATAGAGGAAATAGAGAGGGAATTAGATTTACTGAATGAGGCAATTAGCTTTATTTCCTCCTATGGAGGTATTTCTTTTGCTTTTGAGGACATAAGGGATTATATAAAAAAAGCACAAATAGATTCCGTGCTTTATAACCAAGAGCTTTTAAAGATAAAGAAATTTCTTAACTTGGTAAGCCAAATAAAAGGCTATTTTAAAAATCTTCAAGAAAGTGATAGATTTGTAAGGTTAAAAGAATATGATAAAAAAGTCTTACCGATAAAAAATTTGGAAAAAAGGATTGAAAATATAATAATTTCAGAAGATGAAATAGCAGATGATGCTTCTCCAATGCTTAAAGCTTTAAGAAGGCAGAAATTGAGCATAAATGAAAAAATAAGGGCGACATTGAATTCAATAATTTCTACACGTCAAAAAGAATTGCAAGAGCCTATTATAACTGTAAGACAGGGAAGATACGTTGTACCTGTAAAACAAGAATATCGCAGCACTTTTAAAGGTATCGTCCACGACCAATCCTCCAGTGGTGCTACTCTTTTTATTGAACCTATGCAAGTGGTTGACTTAAACAACGAATTGAGACAAGTGGAATTAAAAGAGAAGCAGGAGATACAGAGAATACTTTTTGAACTTTCTCAAGAGGTCAAAAAGTATTCACAAATTTTATTTGATGACATTGAAATAGTTTCAGACTTAGATTTTATATTTGCTAAGGCTAAATATTCTTTAAAGCTAAAAGCCGTAAGGCCAGAGCTAAACACAATGGGATATATTAATTTAAAAAAAGCAAGGCATCCTCTCATAAATCAGGAAGTAATTGTCCCTATAGATATATATATAGGAGACCAATTTAATACTTTAGTCATTACTGGCCCTAATACAGGTGGGAAAACTGTAACTTTAAAAACAGTGGGACTTTTAACTTTAATGGCAATGGCGGGGCTTAATATTCCTGCGGAAGAAAGGTCACAGGTTTCAATATTTGAGGAAGTTTTTGTGGATATAGGAGATGAGCAGAGTATTGAACAAAGCTTAAGCACTTTTTCTTCTCATATGACGAATATTGTAAGTATACTCCAAAAAGTAAACAAAAATTGCCTTGTTTTGTTAGATGAATTAGGGGCAGGTACAGACCCTATAGAAGGTGCTGCTTTGGCTATGAGTATTCTTGATACCTTGCATAAGATTGGTGCGAAGACAATAGCTACTACCCATTATAGTGAGCTAAAGCAGTATGCCTTAAAAGCACCAGGAGTAGAAAATGCCAGTGTGGAATTTGATGTTGAAACTTTAAAGCCTACCTATAAACTTATAATAGGTCTTCCTGGGAAAAGCAATGCCTTTGAAATATCTAAAAGATTAGGACTTCCTCAGCAAATAATAGAAAATGCGAGAAAGTATATTTCAGGAGAAGCTTTAAAATTTGAAGACATAATTGCAGACGTCGAAAGTAAAAGAAGGGAATTGGAAAAGGCAAATCAAGAAATAGCTTTTTTAAAGAAAGATGTAGAAATTTTAAAAGAGGAATTAGAAAAAGAAAAGAAAAAATTGCAAAGTGAAAGGGATAAAATATTAAAAGAGGCGAAAGAAAAGGCGAGAAAAATAATACAAGAGGCGAAATTTACCGCCGAGGAAATAATTAAAAAAATAAAAGAGGCAGAAGAAAGCACACAAAATAAAGACAGGATAATACAAGAAGTAAGAGAAGAATTAAAGAAAAATTTAGAAGAATTAGAAGAAGAAGTTTTAAAACCTAAAGAGGCTCACTACAGCAGAATCCCTGATAATTTAAAAGAGGGACAGACAGTCTATATAGTACCTTTGGACCAAAATGGGATTGTACTTTCTCTTCCTGACAAATCGGGAAATGTAGAAATACAGGCAGGAATTTTAAAGATGACAGTTCATATAAGTAATTTGAGGGTAGCAGAGGAGAAAGAAGATGAGGAAGTAAAAAAAGGCTACAGCAAATTTGTACACGAAAAGTCTCAATCTATAAGCACTTCCATAGATGTAAGAGGTAAAAACCTTGACGATGCTTTATTAGAGGTGGAAAAATATATAGACGATGCTTATTTAGCCGGACTTAAGGAGGTGACAATTATTCACGGACGTGGTACAGGGGTGTTAAGGACAGGGATATCACAATTTTTAAGAAGCAATAAGCATGTTAAATCTTTTAGATTAGGTAAATACGGTGAAGGAGGAGACGGCGTTACTATAGTAGAATTAGCTGATAAATAG
- a CDS encoding DUF3656 domain-containing U32 family peptidase: MKKVELLAPAGDYEALTSAVNAGCDAVYLGGKNFGARAYATNFDYDDLKSAVEFCHLRDVKVYVTVNTLVANEEFEKLVNYLDFLYSIGVDAVIVQDMGVLKFLRENYPDLKVHASTQMTVHNLEGVQELAQKGVSRVILSRELTLKEIKDIVQNSNIEIEVFVHGALCVSYSGQCFMSSILGGRSGNRGRCAQPCRLKYSLVDKEGKVLEKDLHLLSMADLCTIEHIPKLIEAGITSFKIEGRMKNAEYVASVVKAYREAIDSFYESKAFDSGKAIEEMSRIFNRGFSTGYLFGVKPSKMSYISPKNTGVAAAEVISVTSKTSKLRLLRDIAKGDGISDEKGEKGQKVEIIFKNGKKVDRAYEGDIIELPLKFYVKEGEILNKTYDALLNDKLKNLPSKKIPIKIYAELKKGKPLYIKIQEGIRTVEAYSDEISQIAEKVSIDEDFLKDKLTQINDTAFYVEEIEVVVEKGLYMSVKGIKEARRKAIEMLEKRKLDYYKREEKHTFFILPSFKEKKEEVSLTFYTDKLEHLKMASQLGIEYVYFNYKLDIKLFKKGLELTKDSKTTVIAAFPSILREEIKRIKPQLEFLQDMGINKILVSNLGLYHIAKNYDFEIFIDYPLNIFNNLAVDYFKPYAVTLSYELTLEQIKDIAKRSDVKFEALIYGRLPLMTMEYCPIRNLVGCDRERCEKGYYFLKDRKGKLMPLKSNGFCRMQILNADVLLMLSIKELKQAGLSFLRIHDTIEKDEEIEKVLKMHIEALKGNEIEILEGKYTKGHFYRGVL, translated from the coding sequence ATGAAAAAAGTTGAATTATTAGCTCCAGCAGGAGATTATGAGGCTTTAACGAGTGCAGTTAATGCAGGATGCGATGCAGTGTATCTAGGAGGAAAAAATTTTGGTGCAAGAGCTTATGCAACCAATTTTGACTATGATGATTTAAAATCTGCTGTAGAATTCTGCCATTTAAGAGATGTCAAGGTATACGTTACTGTAAATACCCTTGTAGCGAATGAAGAATTTGAAAAGCTGGTGAACTATTTAGATTTTTTGTATTCTATAGGTGTTGATGCAGTTATAGTGCAGGATATGGGAGTATTAAAGTTTTTACGAGAAAATTATCCTGATTTAAAAGTTCATGCCAGTACTCAAATGACAGTTCATAATTTAGAAGGAGTACAGGAATTAGCTCAAAAGGGAGTTTCACGGGTTATTTTATCAAGAGAGCTTACATTAAAGGAAATAAAGGATATAGTTCAAAATTCTAACATTGAAATAGAAGTTTTTGTTCATGGAGCTCTCTGCGTCAGTTATTCCGGACAGTGCTTTATGAGTAGTATACTAGGAGGAAGAAGCGGAAACAGGGGAAGATGTGCACAACCCTGCCGTTTAAAGTATTCTCTTGTAGATAAAGAGGGAAAAGTTTTAGAAAAGGATTTACACCTTTTGAGTATGGCGGATTTATGTACTATAGAACATATACCAAAACTCATTGAGGCGGGAATCACTTCTTTTAAAATAGAAGGTAGGATGAAAAATGCCGAGTACGTCGCTTCGGTTGTAAAAGCCTACAGAGAAGCTATTGACAGTTTTTATGAGAGCAAAGCTTTTGATTCAGGTAAAGCTATAGAAGAGATGTCTCGAATTTTTAATAGAGGATTTTCTACTGGCTATCTTTTTGGAGTTAAACCCTCTAAAATGAGTTATATTTCCCCTAAAAACACGGGAGTTGCTGCTGCAGAAGTGATAAGTGTAACTTCAAAAACTTCAAAACTGAGGCTTTTAAGGGATATTGCAAAAGGTGATGGGATTTCTGATGAAAAAGGAGAAAAAGGACAAAAAGTTGAAATAATATTTAAAAATGGGAAGAAGGTAGATAGAGCTTATGAAGGAGACATAATAGAACTACCTCTTAAGTTTTATGTAAAAGAAGGAGAAATATTAAATAAAACTTATGATGCATTGTTAAATGACAAGCTGAAAAACTTACCTTCCAAAAAGATTCCTATAAAAATTTATGCGGAGTTAAAAAAAGGCAAACCTTTGTATATAAAGATACAAGAAGGAATTCGTACAGTAGAAGCTTATAGTGATGAAATAAGTCAGATAGCAGAAAAAGTTTCTATTGATGAAGATTTTTTGAAGGATAAACTTACTCAAATAAATGATACAGCCTTCTACGTAGAAGAAATAGAGGTAGTAGTTGAAAAAGGCCTTTACATGTCTGTAAAGGGAATAAAAGAGGCGCGAAGAAAAGCAATAGAAATGTTAGAAAAGAGAAAGTTAGACTATTATAAAAGAGAAGAAAAGCATACCTTTTTTATTCTGCCTTCTTTCAAGGAGAAAAAGGAAGAAGTAAGTTTAACTTTTTATACTGATAAGCTTGAACATTTGAAGATGGCCAGCCAATTGGGTATAGAATACGTCTATTTCAATTACAAGCTTGATATAAAACTTTTTAAAAAAGGTTTAGAACTGACAAAAGATTCAAAGACAACGGTTATAGCTGCTTTCCCTTCTATATTGAGGGAAGAGATAAAAAGAATAAAGCCTCAATTAGAATTTTTACAAGATATGGGGATAAACAAAATTTTGGTTTCAAATTTAGGGCTTTATCATATTGCAAAAAATTATGACTTTGAGATATTTATAGATTATCCTTTGAATATTTTCAACAATTTAGCTGTAGATTACTTTAAACCTTACGCTGTGACTTTATCTTATGAACTTACGCTGGAGCAGATTAAAGATATTGCCAAAAGAAGTGATGTAAAATTTGAAGCTTTAATATATGGTAGACTGCCTCTTATGACAATGGAATATTGTCCAATAAGAAATTTAGTAGGCTGTGACAGAGAAAGGTGTGAAAAAGGTTATTATTTTCTAAAAGACAGAAAAGGCAAATTAATGCCTCTTAAAAGCAATGGTTTTTGCAGGATGCAGATTTTAAACGCAGATGTGCTTTTAATGTTAAGCATAAAGGAGCTTAAACAAGCTGGACTTTCTTTTTTGAGGATACATGATACAATAGAAAAAGATGAAGAAATAGAGAAAGTTTTAAAAATGCATATTGAAGCTTTAAAAGGGAATGAAATTGAAATTTTAGAAGGAAAATATACAAAAGGACATTTTTACAGAGGAGTTTTGTGA
- the zapA gene encoding cell division protein ZapA has product MELNKVTVIINGNEYILKSDYPEEHVIKLANYVDNVIKELLQNYEKLSQMQLLLLSSLNIADELFIAKEENNAIKKELLSLKAELEEKNRYIKQLEEELTKTKQQLLETEEEFRQFIETFDEEK; this is encoded by the coding sequence GTGGAGTTAAATAAAGTTACCGTGATTATCAATGGGAATGAATATATTTTAAAATCTGATTATCCTGAAGAGCATGTAATAAAACTTGCCAATTATGTAGACAATGTAATTAAAGAATTGCTCCAAAACTACGAAAAGTTATCACAAATGCAACTACTACTTTTGTCGTCTTTAAATATTGCAGATGAACTTTTTATTGCAAAAGAAGAAAATAATGCTATCAAAAAGGAATTGCTTTCTTTAAAAGCAGAATTAGAAGAAAAAAATCGCTATATAAAACAATTAGAGGAGGAGCTTACTAAAACTAAACAACAGCTTTTAGAGACAGAGGAAGAGTTTCGGCAGTTTATAGAAACTTTTGATGAAGAAAAGTAA
- the pheT gene encoding phenylalanine--tRNA ligase subunit beta codes for MLVSLSWLKEFVDIDEDAKAIAEGLTMSGSKVETITSYGKEISNVVVGKIISLEKHPNADKLLVGIVDVGTEKLQIVTGAQNIKVGDYIPVALHGATLPGGVKIKRGKLRGIESNGMMCSAEELGLDESLLPEYQRNGIFILPPFPLGMDINEALQLKDDVLEFEITPNRPDCLSMVGIAREVAATFKKKFKMPVVEVNESEEQNPAKVTIEATDLCFRYVARVVKNVKIGPSPMWMQMRLLKAGIRPINNVVDVTNYVMLELGQPLHAFDLDKVENKRIIVRRAKEGEKLVTLDGKERTLDSSMLVIADEKKAIGLAGVMGGENTEITDTTVNILIESANFKGSNIRHTSKKLGLRSEASSRFEKGLDPEITVLACERAAQLMEKYCGGTVLKGLVDEYPKPIEKTVLTVNPHRINRFLGTELPTSQMIEILESLEFKVLQKGDDLEITVPHFRRDVTMEADIAEEIARLFGYNNIQDSLMKNAQTTLGAMTKEQELEEKIKEVLLACGLNEIVTISFMGSKDLDKINVPLDSPLRKAVKIINPLGEDQSLMRTTLLPFILNVAYTNYSRKVQDFKVFEISKVFMPKELPLKELPQEIKTIAIGMYGKDVDFYSLKGVIEALFEVMGIKGVEYVRAEDPSYHPGRSAKILLGDETLGIFGEIHPDVLENYDIPVRVYGGEINLDKVIQYANVEKRYMPLPKYPAVERDIAVLVDRDIFVKDVEKVILETGGKLIDKVELFDVYKGPNIPEGKKSVAFSIWYRSYERTLTDEEVNVIHNNIVEALDKKLGAKLR; via the coding sequence ATGTTAGTGTCACTTTCGTGGTTGAAAGAGTTTGTTGACATAGATGAAGATGCGAAAGCTATTGCTGAAGGCCTTACTATGTCAGGGTCAAAGGTAGAGACTATAACAAGTTATGGGAAAGAAATTTCAAATGTGGTGGTAGGGAAAATTATTTCATTAGAAAAGCACCCTAATGCTGATAAATTGTTAGTTGGTATTGTAGATGTAGGCACTGAAAAACTACAAATTGTAACCGGAGCACAAAATATTAAAGTGGGGGATTACATACCAGTAGCACTTCATGGCGCAACTCTTCCTGGAGGAGTTAAGATAAAAAGAGGCAAATTAAGAGGAATAGAATCCAATGGCATGATGTGTTCTGCTGAAGAGCTAGGACTTGATGAAAGCCTGCTGCCAGAATATCAAAGAAACGGAATTTTTATATTACCACCTTTTCCATTAGGAATGGATATAAATGAAGCTCTTCAGCTAAAAGACGATGTATTGGAATTTGAGATAACGCCCAACAGACCTGATTGTTTGTCAATGGTAGGAATAGCGAGAGAGGTAGCTGCGACTTTTAAGAAAAAATTTAAAATGCCAGTGGTAGAAGTTAATGAAAGCGAAGAACAAAATCCTGCAAAAGTGACTATTGAGGCTACGGATTTGTGCTTTAGATATGTAGCAAGGGTCGTTAAGAATGTGAAGATAGGTCCTTCTCCTATGTGGATGCAGATGCGTCTTTTAAAAGCTGGAATAAGACCTATAAATAACGTGGTGGATGTTACAAACTATGTGATGTTAGAATTAGGTCAGCCCTTACACGCTTTTGATTTGGACAAAGTTGAAAACAAGCGTATAATTGTGAGAAGGGCAAAAGAAGGAGAAAAATTAGTTACATTGGATGGAAAAGAGAGAACTTTAGACAGCTCAATGTTGGTTATTGCTGATGAGAAGAAAGCTATAGGTTTGGCAGGTGTAATGGGAGGAGAAAATACGGAGATAACTGACACTACTGTAAATATTTTAATAGAAAGTGCTAATTTTAAAGGAAGCAATATAAGGCATACTTCTAAGAAATTGGGTTTAAGAAGTGAAGCTTCTTCAAGATTTGAAAAAGGTTTAGACCCAGAGATTACAGTTTTAGCTTGTGAAAGAGCAGCACAGCTTATGGAAAAATACTGTGGTGGTACAGTTTTAAAAGGGCTTGTGGACGAGTATCCAAAGCCAATTGAAAAAACAGTTTTAACTGTAAATCCTCACAGGATTAATAGATTTTTAGGCACAGAGCTTCCGACATCTCAAATGATTGAAATATTGGAGTCTTTAGAGTTTAAAGTTCTACAAAAAGGCGATGACCTTGAGATAACAGTTCCGCATTTTCGCAGAGATGTGACAATGGAGGCAGACATTGCAGAAGAAATAGCGAGGTTATTTGGATACAACAACATACAAGATAGCTTAATGAAAAACGCTCAAACGACATTGGGGGCAATGACAAAAGAACAGGAATTAGAGGAAAAAATAAAAGAAGTGCTGTTGGCTTGCGGATTGAATGAAATAGTTACGATATCTTTTATGGGAAGCAAAGACTTAGATAAAATCAATGTGCCTTTAGACAGTCCATTGAGGAAAGCAGTTAAAATTATAAATCCTTTGGGAGAAGACCAAAGCCTTATGAGAACTACTCTACTGCCTTTTATATTGAATGTAGCTTATACCAACTATAGTAGAAAAGTACAAGATTTCAAAGTTTTTGAAATATCTAAAGTCTTTATGCCAAAAGAATTACCCTTAAAAGAATTACCACAGGAAATAAAGACTATTGCAATAGGAATGTACGGGAAAGATGTGGATTTTTACTCATTAAAAGGAGTAATAGAAGCACTTTTTGAAGTAATGGGTATAAAAGGAGTAGAATATGTAAGGGCAGAAGATCCTTCCTATCATCCAGGAAGGTCTGCAAAAATTCTCCTAGGTGACGAAACATTAGGTATATTTGGAGAGATACACCCTGATGTTTTAGAAAATTACGACATACCTGTTAGAGTCTACGGTGGAGAAATAAACTTAGATAAAGTAATACAATATGCTAATGTAGAAAAGAGGTACATGCCTCTTCCCAAGTATCCAGCTGTAGAAAGGGATATAGCAGTTTTAGTAGATAGAGATATTTTTGTAAAAGATGTGGAAAAAGTTATACTTGAAACAGGAGGAAAACTTATAGATAAAGTCGAATTGTTTGACGTCTATAAAGGTCCTAACATCCCTGAAGGCAAAAAAAGCGTCGCTTTCTCTATCTGGTATAGGTCTTATGAAAGGACTTTGACAGATGAAGAGGTAAATGTAATTCACAACAACATTGTAGAGGCTCTTGACAAAAAATTAGGAGCCAAATTAAGATAA